In the genome of Chlamydia trachomatis A/HAR-13, one region contains:
- a CDS encoding 1-deoxy-D-xylulose-5-phosphate synthase, protein MTYSLLPHIHSPQDLHALSLDKLPVLCDEIRNKIIESLSLTGGHLASNLGGVELTVALHYVFSSPDDQFIFDVGHQSYVHKLLTGRNTEAFSNIRHDNGLSGFTTPQESNHDIFFSGHAGNALSLALGLAKGSSNSSSHILPILGDAAFSCGLTLEALNNIPADLSKFIIVLNDNQMSISENVGNIPQGISHWMYPQKISKLSQKIHSWIQNLPSFLHKKKTLSHKVDIALKSLSHPLFEQFGLHYVGPIDGHNVKKLVQALQMIKDQPQPILFHVCTVKGNGLAEAERDPIRYHGVKAHFQNTSLKKTSGNVELQTPISFPQHAGNILCRLGKKYPQLQVVTPAMSLGSCLEDFRKQFPDRFTDVGIAEGHAVTFSAGIARSGTPVCCSIYSTFLHRAMDNVFHDVCMQELPVIFAIDRAGLAFHDGRSHHGIYDLGFLCSMPNMVICQPRNALVLERLFFSSLLWKSPCAIRYPNIPANEKASNSFFPFSPILPGEAEILCQGDDLLLIALGHMCNTALTVKEHLLDYGISTTVVDPIFIKPLDRKLLQSLLTHHSKVIILEEHSIHGGLGSEFLLFLNQHNIKADVLSLGVPDMFIPHGNPETILNLIGLTSDHITQRILSHFKFFTPIPIERFFKA, encoded by the coding sequence ATGACCTACTCCCTTTTGCCACACATCCACTCTCCTCAAGATCTTCATGCTTTATCTTTAGATAAGCTCCCTGTATTGTGTGATGAAATTCGTAATAAGATTATTGAGAGTCTCTCTCTAACAGGTGGCCACTTAGCTTCTAATTTAGGTGGAGTAGAGCTTACCGTTGCTCTGCATTACGTTTTCTCCTCACCAGATGATCAGTTTATTTTTGATGTCGGGCACCAATCCTATGTACATAAACTATTAACAGGCCGCAACACAGAAGCTTTCTCCAATATACGACATGATAACGGACTCAGTGGATTTACAACCCCCCAAGAGTCGAACCACGATATATTTTTCTCTGGTCATGCGGGCAATGCCCTTTCTTTAGCTTTAGGGCTGGCCAAGGGTTCTTCAAATAGCTCTTCGCATATACTACCTATTCTTGGAGATGCTGCTTTTTCTTGTGGCTTAACACTAGAAGCTTTGAATAACATCCCTGCTGACTTATCGAAGTTCATTATTGTCCTGAACGACAACCAAATGTCGATCTCAGAAAACGTTGGGAATATTCCTCAAGGAATCTCCCATTGGATGTATCCTCAAAAAATAAGTAAACTATCTCAAAAAATTCACTCTTGGATACAGAATCTTCCAAGTTTTCTACACAAAAAGAAGACTTTATCGCACAAAGTAGATATCGCTCTGAAATCTTTATCCCATCCTTTGTTTGAACAGTTTGGCCTACATTACGTAGGTCCTATTGACGGACATAACGTCAAAAAGCTTGTTCAAGCTCTGCAAATGATCAAAGACCAGCCTCAGCCTATTCTGTTTCATGTGTGTACAGTAAAAGGAAATGGTTTAGCTGAAGCTGAAAGAGACCCGATTCGCTATCATGGAGTGAAAGCGCATTTCCAAAATACCTCTCTAAAAAAAACCTCTGGCAATGTTGAATTACAAACCCCGATTTCGTTCCCTCAACATGCCGGGAATATCCTATGTCGACTAGGGAAGAAATATCCTCAATTGCAAGTCGTAACTCCTGCCATGTCTTTAGGGTCTTGTTTGGAAGATTTCCGCAAACAATTCCCAGATCGTTTCACAGATGTAGGCATAGCAGAAGGTCATGCTGTCACATTTTCGGCAGGAATAGCTCGTAGCGGCACCCCTGTATGCTGCTCTATCTATTCTACTTTTTTACACCGGGCTATGGACAACGTATTCCATGATGTCTGTATGCAAGAGCTCCCCGTGATCTTCGCTATTGATCGTGCAGGGCTAGCTTTCCACGATGGACGTAGCCACCATGGTATCTATGATTTAGGCTTCTTATGTTCCATGCCGAATATGGTCATTTGTCAACCACGCAACGCCCTTGTTCTTGAAAGACTGTTCTTTTCTTCTCTATTATGGAAATCTCCTTGTGCCATTCGATACCCTAACATCCCAGCTAATGAGAAAGCTTCTAACAGTTTCTTCCCTTTTTCTCCCATTCTTCCTGGAGAGGCTGAGATTCTTTGCCAAGGAGATGATTTATTGTTGATAGCTCTTGGGCACATGTGTAACACTGCTCTAACCGTCAAAGAACATCTTCTAGATTACGGAATCTCAACAACAGTTGTTGATCCCATTTTTATTAAACCTTTGGATCGAAAACTCCTACAATCCCTACTTACCCACCACTCCAAAGTAATCATTTTAGAAGAACATTCTATTCATGGCGGCTTAGGGTCAGAGTTTCTCCTTTTCTTAAACCAACATAATATTAAGGCAGATGTTCTCTCCCTCGGAGTACCAGATATGTTTATCCCGCACGGAAATCCTGAAACTATTTTAAATTTGATTGGACTCACCAGCGATCACATCACTCAACGAATCCTTTCTCATTTTAAATTCTTCACACCCATTCCTATCGAACGCTTTTTTAAAGCGTAG
- the xseA gene encoding exodeoxyribonuclease VII large subunit codes for MSITSPPIEVSVLTDSIKNLLEKNFLRVVVKGELSNVSLQTSGHLYFAIKDSKAVLNGAFFHFRSKYFDRKPKDGDYVILHGKLTVYAPRGQYQIVAYALTFSGEGNLLQQFEERKQRLAAEGYFDPKRKKPLPSGARVIGVITSPTGAVIQDILRVLSRRCHQFQVILYPVTVQGATAAQEISQAIQFFNQNSMGVHALIIARGGGSIEDLWAFNEEELVKSIVASSIPIISAVGHETDFTLCDFASDVRAPTPSAAAEIVCKSSDQYRQELQNLRRYVSSHARQFIAAKKNLLTHWQRHLASVDFYHTAQQTLDYTRAALERGIETKLEYYKQRFAQYRRWLKSDVLIRIEKHLADLNQSLMLSIKNKIYTKKTSLNQLYTSCLKNELLNLQHRTQHSRNILSQLSRRLHIAIASSQQTHQECLVRLQNELSFTIQHLLTKAKERCQAIQEQASSLNPKNVLKRGFAQLFDFNKHFVIISAESLKQSDLVRVCLQDGEAVVSVKEVWLNNDKKG; via the coding sequence ATGTCGATCACATCCCCTCCTATAGAAGTTTCTGTCCTGACAGATTCTATTAAGAATCTTTTAGAAAAAAATTTTCTTCGCGTAGTGGTTAAAGGAGAACTTAGTAACGTCTCTTTACAAACAAGCGGTCACTTATATTTTGCTATCAAAGATAGCAAGGCTGTACTTAACGGAGCCTTTTTTCATTTCCGTAGCAAATACTTTGACCGCAAACCAAAAGATGGCGACTACGTGATTCTTCATGGGAAACTCACAGTCTATGCTCCTAGAGGACAATACCAGATTGTGGCCTATGCTCTCACCTTCTCCGGAGAAGGTAATTTGCTGCAACAATTCGAAGAACGCAAACAACGTCTCGCTGCTGAGGGATATTTCGATCCTAAACGCAAAAAGCCTCTTCCTTCAGGAGCTCGCGTAATAGGGGTGATTACAAGCCCTACAGGGGCTGTAATTCAAGATATTTTACGAGTTCTTTCTCGCCGTTGTCACCAATTTCAAGTCATCTTATATCCAGTGACGGTACAAGGAGCTACTGCGGCTCAAGAGATTTCTCAGGCTATTCAATTTTTCAATCAAAACAGTATGGGGGTCCACGCTCTTATCATCGCAAGGGGCGGTGGAAGTATCGAGGATCTCTGGGCTTTTAATGAAGAAGAGCTAGTTAAATCTATTGTAGCAAGCTCCATTCCTATTATTTCTGCTGTTGGTCACGAGACTGATTTCACTCTCTGCGACTTTGCATCCGATGTTCGTGCTCCGACCCCCTCTGCAGCAGCAGAAATTGTATGTAAGAGTAGTGATCAATACCGCCAAGAACTGCAAAATCTACGGCGCTACGTCTCGTCTCATGCAAGACAATTTATTGCAGCTAAAAAAAACCTTCTCACTCATTGGCAAAGACATCTTGCTTCAGTAGATTTCTACCACACAGCACAACAAACTTTAGATTACACCCGAGCGGCCTTAGAAAGAGGGATAGAAACCAAACTTGAATACTATAAACAACGATTTGCGCAATATAGACGCTGGTTGAAAAGCGATGTTTTGATTCGTATAGAAAAACATTTGGCGGATCTGAACCAATCTCTTATGCTTTCTATAAAAAATAAAATTTATACAAAAAAAACCTCTCTAAACCAGCTATACACTTCTTGTCTCAAAAATGAACTACTGAATTTACAGCACCGCACGCAGCACTCGCGGAATATTTTAAGCCAGCTATCTAGGAGGCTGCATATCGCGATTGCAAGCTCACAACAAACTCACCAAGAGTGTTTGGTTCGTCTTCAGAACGAACTTTCTTTCACAATACAACACCTGCTAACTAAGGCGAAAGAACGGTGCCAGGCTATACAAGAACAAGCTTCCTCACTAAATCCAAAAAATGTTTTAAAAAGAGGTTTTGCCCAGCTCTTTGACTTTAATAAACACTTTGTTATCATCTCTGCGGAATCTCTTAAACAAAGCGATCTTGTGCGGGTCTGCCTCCAAGACGGTGAAGCAGTTGTATCAGTAAAAGAAGTTTGGCTTAACAATGACAAAAAAGGCTAA
- a CDS encoding exodeoxyribonuclease VII small subunit, producing the protein MTKKAKNVEKIPFEDAMKRLEEIIDLMNQPTTSLEASLTLYEEADQLMRICESHIQEVEARIKQLSDQRSES; encoded by the coding sequence ATGACAAAAAAGGCTAAAAACGTGGAAAAAATCCCTTTTGAAGACGCTATGAAACGTTTGGAAGAGATCATAGACCTTATGAATCAACCAACCACGTCTTTAGAAGCTTCTCTTACCTTGTATGAAGAGGCTGATCAATTAATGCGTATATGTGAGTCTCACATTCAAGAAGTCGAAGCACGTATTAAACAGCTTTCCGACCAACGGAGCGAATCGTAG
- a CDS encoding phosphoribosylanthranilate isomerase, with protein sequence MKVKICGITHPDDAREAAKAGADYIGMIFAKDSRRCVSEEKAKYIVEAIQEGNSEPVGVFPEHSVEEILAITETTGITSIQLSGEDILFKFSHLREHFSIFYVVSVYSNGQPSAALPPMNDAVTVVYDHIGGERGSPFDWKAFSPFQHNNWMLGGGVNLWNIKEGISLLNPRGIDVSSGVECPGILRKDIFLMQALINSAKELSSSTL encoded by the coding sequence ATGAAGGTGAAAATTTGTGGTATTACGCATCCTGATGATGCTCGGGAAGCTGCCAAAGCGGGAGCCGATTACATTGGCATGATTTTTGCTAAAGATTCTCGAAGATGTGTGAGTGAAGAAAAAGCAAAGTATATCGTAGAGGCTATACAGGAAGGGAATTCGGAACCTGTTGGAGTATTCCCAGAGCATTCAGTAGAAGAAATTTTAGCTATTACTGAGACGACAGGGATTACCAGTATCCAGTTGTCTGGAGAGGATATTCTATTCAAATTTTCTCATTTACGAGAGCATTTTTCTATTTTCTATGTTGTATCCGTTTATTCTAATGGGCAGCCCTCTGCAGCACTGCCCCCAATGAACGATGCAGTAACTGTTGTATACGACCACATTGGCGGAGAAAGAGGCTCTCCTTTTGATTGGAAAGCATTCTCTCCTTTTCAACATAATAATTGGATGTTGGGTGGAGGAGTCAACCTTTGGAATATCAAAGAAGGTATCAGTCTTCTCAATCCCAGGGGAATTGATGTGTCTTCTGGGGTAGAGTGCCCAGGCATTTTGCGCAAAGATATTTTTTTGATGCAGGCATTGATAAACTCAGCTAAGGAACTGTCGAGTTCAACACTTTAG
- a CDS encoding DUF687 family protein: MGGDSSPSSDLIDLSLDSAANRRSGVRVCDFSDDDDDDNRIPFVEVGYVNASGSTHRSVWGESFQLSELFHQPVTAIPNAGGMACNLLARGLGVAGCFPISAHHPKVQALLRAWDRFFSRVSDGWFLQIYYGDGGLFVERALQLISCPLQRARIRVVGINPSFFVTVSDNRHFYTSPGSCGRILDMSGYLSARRDGCVSHVPFSPHSQSITPGVGDACFELGLRMEFIRLAGLSSLSAASSPTSEDSDSSRLQLVRVVSSEDSVAFARLYAALNEDMTSSVRAANPFPFSYVRLILLLTTLCRHTLTTTKAAYSYTPVSWEALDMLDSGFTASYVGGVLSEIFLLCTHSPRRAQRSRMLRMLAKLFSSWAWLVGVMELSCGYGVTIQLLLQNDPRQSCLRNLFFWMESTLIPVILLDIAERHWPALWDRVVGLGMRITTPSVYREERARVSESNSQAVELFGDDRRDRYRSRQHAAVGTSVELVSVVCGALVQLMFLGIDGFSLRLPEICREVPCNNTSTPNSTVIANSTIPSLNNTSTCSGNSTTRPVLPSITGIYETDVQTTGVARTLNVIRMIWCGVMLLYFLYTAFRLVRNARRRN, from the coding sequence TTGGGGGGGGATAGCAGTCCCTCTTCAGATTTGATAGATTTGAGTCTTGATTCTGCTGCGAATAGGCGTTCTGGAGTGCGTGTATGTGATTTTAGTGATGATGATGACGACGACAATCGAATACCGTTTGTTGAAGTAGGATACGTTAATGCTAGTGGGTCAACTCATCGTAGTGTGTGGGGAGAGAGCTTTCAGTTGAGCGAACTCTTTCATCAGCCTGTGACTGCGATTCCTAATGCTGGTGGAATGGCCTGTAACCTGCTCGCTAGAGGACTAGGGGTGGCGGGCTGTTTTCCAATTTCTGCTCATCACCCTAAGGTACAAGCTTTGTTGAGAGCTTGGGATAGGTTTTTCAGTAGGGTGTCTGATGGGTGGTTTTTACAGATTTACTATGGCGATGGAGGGCTATTTGTAGAGAGAGCTCTTCAGTTGATTAGCTGTCCGTTACAGCGTGCTCGTATTCGGGTTGTTGGAATTAATCCATCATTTTTTGTAACAGTAAGCGACAATAGACATTTCTACACAAGTCCTGGTAGTTGTGGACGAATTCTAGATATGAGTGGATACCTGTCTGCCCGAAGAGATGGGTGTGTTTCACATGTTCCATTTTCTCCTCACTCACAAAGTATTACTCCTGGAGTGGGGGATGCATGCTTTGAACTTGGTTTGCGTATGGAATTTATACGGCTTGCAGGATTGAGTTCTTTGTCTGCAGCGAGTTCTCCTACTAGTGAGGATTCGGACTCTTCTCGTTTGCAACTTGTTCGAGTAGTATCCTCAGAAGATAGTGTTGCTTTTGCGCGTTTGTATGCAGCTTTAAATGAGGATATGACCTCTTCTGTGCGAGCAGCGAATCCCTTCCCTTTTTCTTATGTACGGTTGATTCTTTTGTTGACTACTCTGTGTAGACATACTCTAACTACAACCAAGGCTGCATATTCCTATACCCCTGTATCTTGGGAAGCTTTAGATATGTTGGATTCAGGATTTACAGCTTCTTATGTGGGAGGAGTTCTTTCGGAAATCTTTCTATTGTGTACTCATAGTCCAAGAAGAGCGCAACGTTCCCGTATGTTAAGGATGCTTGCGAAGTTATTCTCCTCTTGGGCATGGTTGGTCGGAGTTATGGAGTTAAGTTGCGGCTACGGGGTAACGATTCAGTTGCTGCTTCAAAATGATCCTCGCCAGTCTTGCCTGAGGAACCTATTTTTTTGGATGGAGTCTACTCTGATACCTGTAATTCTTTTGGATATTGCCGAGAGGCATTGGCCTGCCTTATGGGATAGAGTTGTTGGATTGGGCATGAGGATTACAACTCCGAGTGTATATAGAGAAGAAAGGGCTAGGGTCTCTGAATCCAATAGTCAAGCGGTAGAGCTATTTGGGGATGATCGGAGAGACCGATATCGTTCTAGACAACATGCTGCCGTTGGTACTTCGGTAGAGTTAGTGTCTGTAGTTTGTGGGGCTTTGGTGCAGCTAATGTTTCTCGGAATAGACGGCTTTAGCTTAAGATTGCCAGAGATATGTCGAGAAGTTCCTTGCAACAATACCTCTACACCAAATTCTACAGTAATTGCCAATTCGACTATCCCGTCGTTAAATAATACTAGTACATGTTCGGGGAATAGCACAACCAGACCTGTTCTTCCATCTATTACTGGGATTTATGAGACTGATGTTCAGACAACAGGTGTGGCGCGCACGCTTAATGTTATACGTATGATATGGTGCGGGGTCATGCTATTATACTTTCTCTATACAGCATTCCGCTTGGTAAGGAATGCTCGTCGAAGAAACTAA
- the tpiA gene encoding triose-phosphate isomerase — MFTDKETHRKPFPTWAHLLHSEPSKQFVFGNWKMNKTLTEAQTFLKSFISSDILSNPQIITGIIPPFTLLSACQQAVSDSPIFLGAQTTHEADSGAFTGEISAPMLKDIGVDFVLIGHSERRHIFHEQNPVLAEKAAAAIHSGMIPVLCIGETLEEQESGATQDILLNQLTIGLSKLPEQASFILAYEPVWAIGTGKVAHPDLVQETHAFCRKTIASLFSKDIAERTPILYGGSVKADDARSLSLCPDVNGLLVGGASLSSENFLSIIQQVDIP, encoded by the coding sequence ATGTTTACAGACAAAGAAACTCACAGAAAACCATTTCCAACTTGGGCCCACCTTCTCCACTCTGAGCCATCAAAGCAATTTGTTTTCGGTAATTGGAAAATGAACAAAACGCTTACTGAAGCTCAGACCTTTTTAAAAAGTTTCATCTCTAGTGACATTCTGTCTAATCCCCAAATCATTACAGGAATCATTCCTCCTTTCACACTGCTGTCAGCTTGTCAACAGGCTGTAAGCGATTCCCCCATCTTTCTTGGAGCCCAAACCACTCATGAGGCTGACTCAGGAGCTTTTACTGGTGAGATTTCAGCCCCAATGCTCAAAGATATCGGAGTCGATTTTGTTCTCATCGGACATTCCGAAAGACGTCATATCTTTCATGAACAAAATCCTGTACTTGCTGAAAAAGCTGCTGCAGCTATCCATAGTGGAATGATTCCAGTTCTGTGTATTGGAGAAACTCTAGAAGAACAAGAATCTGGAGCAACTCAAGATATTCTTTTAAATCAACTGACTATAGGATTATCTAAACTCCCTGAGCAAGCCTCTTTCATTCTAGCTTATGAACCAGTCTGGGCTATAGGCACCGGAAAAGTAGCTCATCCTGATCTAGTTCAGGAAACCCATGCTTTCTGTAGAAAAACGATTGCTTCTCTCTTTTCCAAAGATATTGCGGAACGCACCCCCATTCTTTACGGAGGATCTGTGAAAGCCGATGATGCTCGCTCACTTTCCCTCTGCCCTGATGTTAATGGTCTTTTAGTTGGAGGAGCCTCTTTATCTTCAGAGAATTTCTTATCCATTATACAACAAGTCGATATCCCATAA
- the pyk gene encoding pyruvate kinase, which yields MIARTKIICTIGPATNTPEMLEKLLDAGMNVARLNFSHGTHESHGRTIAILKELREKRQVPLAIMLDTKGPEIRLGQVESPIKVQPGDRLTLVSKEILGSKESGVTLYPSCVFPYVRERTPVLIDDGYIQAVVVNAQEHMVEIEFQNSGEIKSNKSLSIKDIDVALPFMTEKDIADLKFGVEQELDLIAASFVRCNEDIDSMRKVLESFGRPNMPIIAKIENHLGVQNFQEIARAADGIMIARGDLGIELSIVEVPGLQKFIARASRETGRFCITATQMLESMIRNPLPTRAEVSDVANAIYDGTSAVMLSGETALGAHPVHAVKTMRSIIQETEKTFDYHAFFQLNDKNSALKVSPYLEAIGFSGIQIAEKASAKAIIVYTQTGGSPMFLSKYRPYLPIIAVTPNRNVYYRLAVEWGVYPMLTLESNHTVWRHQACVYGVEKGILSNYDKILVFSRGAGMQDTNNLTLTTVHDVLSPSLDEIVP from the coding sequence ATGATCGCTAGAACGAAAATTATTTGTACGATAGGCCCTGCAACGAATACCCCTGAGATGCTGGAAAAGCTTCTTGATGCAGGGATGAATGTAGCTCGCCTTAATTTTAGCCACGGGACCCATGAAAGCCATGGCCGGACCATCGCTATTCTTAAAGAACTACGAGAGAAGCGCCAAGTTCCTTTAGCTATTATGCTAGATACAAAAGGTCCCGAAATTCGTTTAGGCCAAGTAGAATCTCCTATAAAAGTACAGCCTGGGGATCGTCTTACTCTCGTTAGCAAAGAAATTTTAGGATCCAAAGAAAGCGGCGTTACTCTTTATCCAAGTTGTGTATTCCCTTATGTTAGAGAACGAACTCCTGTTCTCATTGATGATGGGTATATCCAAGCAGTGGTGGTCAATGCTCAAGAGCATATGGTGGAAATAGAGTTTCAAAATTCAGGAGAAATAAAATCCAACAAATCTCTTAGCATCAAAGATATCGATGTTGCTCTTCCTTTCATGACAGAGAAGGATATTGCAGACTTAAAATTTGGGGTAGAACAAGAACTCGATCTTATCGCTGCTTCGTTCGTCAGATGTAATGAAGATATTGACAGCATGCGTAAAGTTTTGGAAAGCTTTGGTCGTCCTAATATGCCCATCATTGCTAAAATAGAAAATCATTTAGGAGTACAAAATTTCCAAGAGATCGCTAGAGCTGCTGATGGTATCATGATTGCACGCGGGGATCTTGGTATTGAATTGTCTATTGTTGAAGTTCCTGGACTACAAAAATTTATAGCCCGAGCATCGAGGGAAACGGGTCGGTTTTGTATCACTGCAACGCAAATGCTCGAGTCAATGATTCGCAACCCCCTTCCTACACGAGCCGAAGTCTCTGACGTTGCCAACGCCATTTACGATGGAACCTCTGCAGTCATGTTGTCTGGAGAAACTGCCTTAGGAGCCCATCCTGTACATGCAGTAAAAACAATGCGTTCCATTATCCAAGAGACTGAGAAGACTTTCGATTACCACGCTTTTTTCCAGCTGAACGACAAAAACAGCGCTCTCAAAGTTTCTCCTTATCTTGAAGCCATTGGGTTTTCTGGAATCCAAATTGCAGAAAAAGCATCTGCCAAAGCCATTATTGTGTATACCCAGACGGGAGGATCTCCGATGTTTTTATCCAAATATCGACCTTATCTCCCTATTATTGCTGTTACCCCTAACCGCAATGTGTACTATCGTTTAGCTGTAGAATGGGGAGTATATCCTATGCTAACCCTAGAATCGAACCATACAGTCTGGCGTCACCAAGCTTGTGTATATGGAGTAGAAAAAGGAATTCTTTCTAACTATGATAAAATTCTTGTCTTCAGCCGCGGAGCTGGGATGCAAGATACCAACAATCTCACCTTGACAACTGTGCATGATGTGCTATCCCCCTCTCTTGACGAGATAGTTCCATAA